The sequence below is a genomic window from bacterium.
CAGCAAGGGCGCCGAGGCGGCCAACCAGCAGCTCAGCCAGCGCCGCGCGCAGGCCGTGCTGGACTACCTGGTCGCGAAGTTCCCCGAGATCCGCGGCGGCCAGTACTCGGTCAAGGGCTACGGCGAGTCACTGCCCCTGGCCGACAACGGCACCGAGGCGGGACGCGCCCAGAACCGGCGCGTGGAGTTCAAAGTGCTCAACGCGGAGACCATCAAGCGCGTGATCGAGAGCCAGAAGCTGCTCGAGCGCTGACCGACGAGAGCGGTTCCCACCGCCCGGGAGGGGTCTTCCACGGAAGGCCCCTCCCAGTTTTTTACGTTC
It includes:
- a CDS encoding OmpA family protein, which produces SKGAEAANQQLSQRRAQAVLDYLVAKFPEIRGGQYSVKGYGESLPLADNGTEAGRAQNRRVEFKVLNAETIKRVIESQKLLER